One Methanocaldococcus villosus KIN24-T80 genomic window carries:
- a CDS encoding glycosyltransferase has product MKFLFVAEYFPPFVMGGAEISLKILVDELVKHDHEVTVLTPNYNSFKTEIEENDNLKIIRFKSFRSFLFKKKEKTSHKIYKKTKPFFYLFLNQYINYSSYEIRKNVEKILKKDNFDIIHANNLESILALNCIKTSAKKIAHLRDFGLFCYNRGLENNGNLCSGCSTNNLSSCMYTKGIINKLLLLEMKKRIKILSKLSSFDLLIAISKFVKQQYVNILGVDENKIEVIYNPISYDIVSNLSKEETRKLLNLPKNKKIILFVGSLIEKKGAHLIPKIAEKLEDYLFVVIGDGILKELFLKNSKDNIIYCGYLPISKIKHFYRASDILLVPSLWHEPFGRVVMEGAYNGCYVIGSNRGGIPEVIDWLKCGVYVEPKIENFIKEIEKFEENKNKIKEFKLGRYDYYGMFMASIKKIL; this is encoded by the coding sequence ATGAAATTCCTCTTTGTAGCTGAGTATTTTCCACCTTTTGTTATGGGTGGAGCTGAAATTAGTCTAAAAATTTTAGTTGATGAACTTGTAAAACATGATCATGAGGTTACAGTTTTAACACCAAATTATAATTCATTTAAAACTGAAATTGAAGAAAATGATAATTTAAAAATTATAAGATTTAAATCTTTTAGAAGCTTCCTATTTAAAAAAAAGGAAAAAACTTCTCATAAAATTTATAAAAAAACAAAACCATTTTTTTATTTATTTTTGAATCAATATATCAATTATTCATCTTATGAGATCAGAAAAAATGTTGAAAAAATTTTGAAAAAAGATAATTTTGACATAATTCATGCTAACAATTTAGAATCAATTCTGGCTTTGAATTGTATAAAAACATCTGCTAAAAAAATAGCTCATTTAAGAGATTTCGGCTTATTTTGTTATAATAGAGGTTTAGAAAATAATGGTAATCTTTGTAGTGGCTGTTCTACAAATAATTTGAGTAGCTGTATGTATACTAAAGGAATTATTAATAAACTTTTATTATTAGAAATGAAAAAAAGAATCAAAATTCTATCTAAATTATCCTCCTTTGATTTATTGATTGCAATAAGTAAATTTGTTAAGCAACAGTATGTCAATATTTTAGGGGTTGATGAGAATAAAATAGAAGTCATATATAACCCAATATCTTATGATATTGTTTCTAATCTTTCTAAAGAAGAAACAAGAAAATTATTAAATCTACCAAAAAATAAAAAAATTATTTTATTTGTAGGAAGTTTAATAGAGAAAAAAGGAGCACACTTAATCCCTAAAATTGCTGAAAAACTGGAAGATTATTTGTTTGTAGTTATAGGAGATGGAATCTTAAAAGAACTGTTTTTAAAAAATAGTAAAGATAACATCATTTACTGTGGATATTTGCCAATTTCAAAAATTAAACATTTTTATCGAGCATCTGATATCTTATTAGTGCCTTCCCTTTGGCATGAACCATTTGGCAGGGTTGTTATGGAAGGAGCGTATAATGGATGTTATGTTATTGGAAGTAATAGAGGAGGAATTCCTGAAGTTATAGATTGGTTAAAATGTGGAGTTTATGTTGAACCAAAAATCGAAAATTTTATAAAAGAGATTGAAAAATTTGAAGAAAATAAAAATAAAATAAAGGAGTTTAAATTAGGAAGATACGATTATTATGGAATGTTTATGGCGTCGATTAAAAAAATATTATAA
- the rfaD gene encoding ADP-glyceromanno-heptose 6-epimerase: MKVLITGGAGFIGSNLALTLQKNYEVVVLDDFSSGHFKNLIGFEGDIISESILDVDLNQFKDVDIIFHQAAITDTTVSDQRLMMKINTEGFKRFLNFAIENNIIFIYASSAATYGNAPAPQKEEDAGKPNNIYGFSKWICDCIAKRYMEKYPDAHIVGLRYFNVFGPREQFKGKMASMVWQLMKQMLEGKRPRIFKWGEQKRDQVYVKDIVNINLLAMKAKESCIVNAGTGRAVSFNHIIEVLNSILGFEYEPEYIDNPYGEFYQNHTEADLTKAKKYLGYKPKWTFEDAVKDYVKWLKKNNYITVLK, encoded by the coding sequence ATGAAAGTTTTAATAACTGGAGGGGCTGGTTTTATAGGTTCAAATCTTGCTCTAACATTGCAAAAAAATTATGAAGTAGTAGTTTTAGATGATTTCTCTTCGGGACATTTTAAGAATCTTATAGGTTTTGAAGGGGATATAATTTCTGAAAGTATTTTAGATGTAGATTTAAATCAATTTAAAGATGTTGATATAATATTCCATCAAGCTGCGATAACAGACACAACTGTATCTGATCAAAGACTTATGATGAAAATAAATACAGAAGGGTTTAAAAGATTCTTAAATTTTGCTATTGAAAACAATATAATATTTATCTACGCTTCTTCAGCTGCTACTTATGGAAATGCTCCAGCACCTCAAAAAGAGGAAGATGCTGGAAAGCCAAATAATATTTATGGTTTTTCAAAGTGGATATGTGATTGTATAGCAAAGAGGTATATGGAAAAATATCCTGATGCTCATATAGTAGGTTTAAGGTATTTTAACGTATTTGGACCAAGAGAGCAATTTAAAGGTAAAATGGCTTCTATGGTTTGGCAATTGATGAAACAGATGTTAGAAGGAAAAAGACCAAGAATTTTTAAGTGGGGGGAACAAAAAAGAGATCAAGTTTACGTAAAGGATATTGTAAATATAAACTTACTTGCTATGAAAGCTAAAGAAAGTTGCATAGTAAATGCTGGCACTGGAAGAGCTGTAAGTTTTAACCATATTATTGAAGTTTTAAATAGTATTTTAGGATTTGAATATGAACCTGAATATATTGATAATCCATATGGGGAGTTTTACCAAAACCATACAGAAGCTGATCTAACTAAGGCTAAAAAATATCTTGGATATAAACCAAAATGGACTTTTGAAGACGCTGTTAAAGATTATGTCAAATGGCTAAAGAAAAATAATTATATAACCGTCTTAAAGTGA
- a CDS encoding glycosyltransferase, with product MLIEANACYKPVIAYKSGGVVEVVDNGFNGFLVK from the coding sequence TTGTTAATAGAAGCAAATGCTTGCTATAAACCAGTAATTGCATATAAATCAGGAGGAGTTGTTGAAGTTGTTGATAATGGCTTTAATGGATTTTTAGTAAAATAA